One Dehalococcoidia bacterium DNA window includes the following coding sequences:
- a CDS encoding flavin reductase produces the protein MNKANTEGVGIFAQHYPRVAAIITARAGSQANAMTVAWHTPISYNPPLYTVAIATKRFTYSLIAASHEFGVNFMPADQAEIVAAAGGTHGAELDKFKAFHIGTDKPLKTGVPVLRTSYAAYECKVIDDRVYGDHRLLIGEIVAVHWLKEVFMEDGSLDLTKVSPTLYIGNEHYVSTESGTIRTLEREFCVERLSAK, from the coding sequence ATGAACAAAGCAAATACCGAAGGCGTGGGCATCTTCGCCCAGCATTATCCCAGGGTAGCGGCCATTATCACCGCACGGGCCGGCAGCCAGGCCAACGCCATGACCGTCGCCTGGCATACGCCAATATCTTACAACCCGCCCCTTTATACTGTGGCTATCGCCACCAAGCGCTTCACCTACAGCCTGATAGCCGCCAGCCATGAGTTCGGCGTCAATTTCATGCCGGCCGACCAGGCTGAAATAGTGGCCGCCGCCGGGGGCACTCACGGCGCCGAGCTGGATAAATTCAAGGCTTTCCATATCGGCACGGACAAGCCTCTCAAGACGGGTGTCCCTGTACTGCGCACGTCGTACGCCGCCTACGAATGCAAGGTCATCGACGACCGCGTCTACGGCGACCACCGCCTGCTCATTGGCGAAATCGTGGCAGTGCACTGGCTCAAGGAAGTATTCATGGAAGACGGCAGCCTCGACCTGACAAAAGTCAGCCCGACCCTCTATATCGGCAATGAGCACTACGTGAGTACAGAGAGTGGCACCATCCGTACGCTGGAGCGTGAATTCTGCGTCGAACGGCTCAGCGCCAAATAG